One genomic segment of Hevea brasiliensis isolate MT/VB/25A 57/8 chromosome 3, ASM3005281v1, whole genome shotgun sequence includes these proteins:
- the LOC110668111 gene encoding protein CANDIDATE G-PROTEIN COUPLED RECEPTOR 7-like translates to MMRLSNFSKILHHHPLVQLLYALFFISTIPFAFSEIKKTHIIDDSRPMILFERFGFAEGGHVAISLKDVSWKTKHRKAEYNPSLMGFFLARDISFARIINESHYTQPFCVLSSRYVKLISKFDELTINSTYNGLIAIDDPDEYSLVFGNCEPEFEVSMYVHTEMYNLQYGVKDFLPAGQTLLPKLYFMFFLIYSWFFGVWIYICIKQRPTVDKIHVIMGALLLVKALKMICASEDKMYVGKTGTPHGWDVAFYIFGFFKGIMLFTVIVLIGTGWSFLKPYLQEREKNVLMIVIPLQVLENIAYVVISETGPATKDWMTWNQMFLLIDVICCCAVFFPIIWSIRSLREASKTDGKAARNLQKLTLFKQFYIFVVAYLYFTRVVVSSIGALLDYKYEWIMNALAEGASLIFYVFIFYNFQPIERNPYLVIDEEEESAASQILQEDDSFEL, encoded by the coding sequence ATGATGAGGCTTTCCAATTTTTCCAAGATTCTTCACCATCACCCCTTAGTCCAACTTCTATATGCATTGTTCTTTATCTCAACCATTCCCTTCGCCTTTTCTGAGATCAAGAAAACTCACATTATCGATGATTCTCGTCCCATGATCTTGTTCGAGAGATTCGGTTTTGCAGAAGGTGGTCATGTGGCCATCTCCTTAAAAGATGTCTCATGGAAAACAAAACATCGCAAAGCAGAATATAACCCTTCTTTAATGGGATTTTTCCTAGCTAGAGACATTTCCTTTGCAAGAATCATAAACGAGTCACATTACACGCAGCCCTTCTGTGTTCTATCAAGCCGGTATGTAAAACTCATCTCCAAATTTGATGAACTCACCATTAATTCAACTTATAATGGTTTGATAGCTATTGACGATCCTGACGAATATAGTCTTGTTTTTGGAAACTGCGAGCCAGAATTTGAAGTGTCAATGTATGTGCATACTGAGATGTATAACCTGCAATATGGGGTTAAAGATTTCCTTCCTGCAGGCCAAACACTATTGCCTAAACTCTATTTTATGTTCTTCCTTATATATTCTTGGTTTTTCGGTGTTTGGATTTATATCTGCATCAAACAAAGGCCAACTGTTGACAAGATCCATGTGATAATGGGAGCACTGCTTCTTGTCAAGGCACTGAAGATGATCTGTGCCTCTGAGGACAAAATGTATGTGGGAAAAACTGGAACTCCTCATGGTTGGGATGTGGCATTCTACATTTTTGGATTCTTCAAGGGAATAATGTTGTTTACAGTGATAGTTCTGATAGGCACTGGTTGGTCTTTCTTGAAACCATACCttcaagaaagagaaaagaatgttTTGATGATAGTAATTCCTTTGCAGGTTCTTGAAAATATAGCATATGTTGTGATTAGTGAGACAGGTCCTGCAACTAAGGATTGGATGACTTGGAACCAAATGTTCTTGTTGATCGATGTGATATGCTGCTGCGCGGTGTTTTTTCCGATAATTTGGTCGATTCGAAGTCTACGAGAGGCATCAAAAACAGATGGAAAAGCAGCCAGGAACCTTCAGAAGTTGACCCTATTCAAGCAGTTCTATATATTTGTGGTAGCGTATTTGTACTTCACAAGAGTTGTAGTTTCATCTATAGGGGCTCTTCTTGATTACAAATATGAATGGATTATGAATGCTCTTGCTGAGGGTGCAAGCCTTATTTTCTATGTGTTTATATTCTATAATTTTCAGCCTATAGAAAGGAATCCATACTTGGTgattgatgaagaagaagaaagtgcTGCTAGCCAAATATTGCAAGAAGATGACTCCTTTGAACTCTAG